From a region of the Corythoichthys intestinalis isolate RoL2023-P3 chromosome 7, ASM3026506v1, whole genome shotgun sequence genome:
- the LOC130918637 gene encoding uncharacterized protein LOC130918637, whose translation MPKRCVAGFCSNVTGSDVSLFRFPRDPVRREAWVKQVQRTRDNWSPSKSSALCSDHFTEDRFDPVPLRKVEMGLSVQHARTLLDTAVPTIFPRPQHGASGSGQSAHKSLKRKSAAIDKRTKKAAVESMIQEYQAHSKTQCESVNPDADNPELEEFAAGPAPKSVDESCQVCLLPPSQTVAVSAALQPQRRHKGVQTTSGPLMMTVGTQTCVVHSELNVTIDSWDSDEEMLVCEADSEYDLPTAPSDCESSESDCPDMAAADPAPVPSRVYLIYWVALIQLISQWVSCPACACKKVNWVPSEVGTMLVLALKCAEPGCGHTGTWNSQPYVGRIAAGNIFLSAAILFAGATVGKVLRVLSHMGVAVYSTRSYFRHQERYLHQAIKSVWRERQIWLLSHLQAEGEEIVCGGDGRADSPGHSAKYGTYTMMELRKLTILDVQIVQSNEVGGSYHMEPEGLVRSLRVLEEFVRVGTLVTDRHVTVNKLVREQFPHIEHLFDIWHIGKGLKKKLQNLSKLRGCEALKPWIGSIINHLYWSVASTRPGDPRLILDKWESVLSHVQNDHSGFKGSFPRCSHGPLEGRERKKPWLTPHTKLTNELEKLICGSKLLADIRRLSPVYQTSHLEAFHSLVNHFTPKMFAFSYEGMLSRTIVAALHFNENAHRAHSLTRDGVGIYSIHFPKSKQGGHVVRKVLENPTFEYVSELMSAVERLVQDASDVEPDELEAIPAVPEAGRLSLSSSFQRPDKEQAVRDHVTRFNVP comes from the exons atgccGAAACGATGCGTTGCAGGCTTTTGTTCCAACGTCACGGGGAGTGATGTGAGCCTTTTTCGGTTCCCAAGAGATCCCGTTCGCCGGGAAGCATGGGTAAAGCAAGTACAACGAACGAGGGACAATTGGTCACCATCCAAATCCTCAGCGTTGTGTTCGGATCATTTTACTGAAGACCGTTTCGACCCTGTTCCTCTGCGGAAAGTTGAGATGGGACTTTCAGTGCAACATGCCAGAACCCTACTTGACACAGCTGTGCCAACAATTTTCCCCCGTCCTCAACATGGAGCTAGCGGCAGTGGGCAAAGCGCTCACAAATCTCTGAAGAGGAAGTCCGCTGCCATTGATAAGCGGACGAAAAAGGCTGCAGTTGAA TCGATGATACAAGAATACCAGGCCCATTCAAAGACACAGTGCGAAAGTGTTAATCCAGACGCGGATAATCCTGAGTTGGAAGAATTTGCCGCTGGGCCAGCTCCTAAATCG GTCGACGAGTCCTGTCAGGTTTGTCTTTTGCCACCAAGTCAGACTGTTGCTGTTAGTGCTGCTTTGCAACCTCAAAGACGACATAAAG GTGTCCAGACAACATCCGGGCCCCTCATGATGACTGTGGGTACCCAAACCTGCGTTGTTCACTCAGAGCTGAATGTTACCATCGACAGCTGGGACTCGGATGAAGAAATGTTGGTGTGCGAGGCTGATTCTGAGTATGACCTACCCACCGCACCTTCTGACTGCGAGTCCAGCGAGTCCGATTGTCCTGATATGGCTGCGGCCGACCCTGCGCCAGTTCCCAGCCGGGTATATCTAATCTACTGGGTCGCCCTCATTCAGCTCATTAGCCAGTGGGTCAGTTGTCCTGCGTGTGCCTGCAAGAAGGTCAACTGGGTCCCTTCTGAGGTCGGTACCATGTTGGTGCTGGCCTTGAAGTGTGCTGAGCCTGGATGTGGTCACACCGGAACATGGAACTCCCAACCATATGTCGGCAGAATTGCTGCTGGAAACatatttctttctgcagccatttTATTTGCTGGTGCAACTGTGGGCAAAGTTCTGCGTGTGTTATCTCACATGGGTGTAGCTGTTTACTCCACTCGGTCGTACTTTCGCCATCAAGAACGCTACCTTCACCAAGCCATCAAAAGCGTGTGGCGAGAGCGGCAAATCTGGCTGTTGAGCCATCTACAAGCTGAGGGAGAGGAAATTGTTTGTGGTGGCGACGGACGAGCTGACTCACCCGGTCACAGTGCAAAATACGGGACTTACACGATGATGGAACTGCGGAAGCTAACCATCTTGGATGTGCAGATTGTGCAG AGTAACGAGGTAGGAGGTAGCTACCACATGGAGCCCGAAGGACTGGTTCGGTCACTGCGTGTGCTCGAGGAGTTTGTGCGTGTGGGAACTCTGGTGACAGATCGACATGTGACTGTCAACAAGCTCGTCCGAGAACAGTTCCCACACATTGAGCATCTTTTTGACATCTGGCATATTGGCAAAG GTTTGAAGAAAAAGTTGCAGAACCTCTCTAAGCTGCGTGGATGTGAAGCCCTAAAACCCTGGATTGGCAGTATCATCAACCATTTATATTGGTCCGTGGCGTCAACGCGACCTGGGGACCCCAGACTCATCCTCGACAAGTGGGAGTCAGTACTGAGCCATGTTCAGAATGATCACTCGGGCTTCAAAGGCAGTTTCCCCAGGTGCAGCCATGGTCCTTTGGAAGGTCGGGAACGGAAAAAGCCTTGGCTCACGCCTC ACACCAAGTTGACCAATGAGCTGGAGAAGCTGATCTGTGGCTCCAAACTGTTGGCTGACATTCGCCGGCTGTCTCCAGTCTACCAGACTTCCCACCTGGAAGCCTTCCacagtctggtgaaccattttacACCCAAAATGTTCGCCTTTTCTTACGAGGGGATGCTCAGCAG gacgaTTGTGGCTGCTCTTCACTTCAATGAAAACGCCCATCGAGCCCACAGCTTAACCCGAGACGGAGTGGGGATTTATAGCATCCACTTTCCAAAATCAAAACAAGGCGGCCATGTTGTGCGCAAAGTTTTGGAGAACCCTACATTTG AGTATGTTAGCGAGCTGATGTCGGCGGTGGAGAGGCTTGTGCAGGACGCGAGTGATGTAGAGCCGGATGAATTGGAGGCGATACCGGCTGTGCCCGAGGCCGGGAGGTTATCCCTCAGCAGCAGCTTTCAGCGACCTGACAAAGAACAGGCGGTccgggatcatgtcacacgttttaatgtgccatga
- the LOC130918638 gene encoding uncharacterized protein LOC130918638 yields the protein MTSAVERFQAALALSPMEEETFSSDSGSSLEFSNIIGDPEEVCAIQPYRFEPYLEEKDMESESSDTDETEPNSQDDHSRLGNTAWCSCECCAVMPTVDECVCCGEQERVREKMEGAGVQCITQHPGFQPVCLNVDVLQTAYYAYRQNYEDQSGNNWKRYTAYRQFVRWVYEFLGRRIRVPLPACVVAQIRTSFPSPEFVGYQPCNPP from the exons atgacgtcagcggtagaacgATTTCAGGCAGCTTTAGCAttgagcccaatggaggaggaaacattttccagcgattctggttcaagtTTGGAATTTTCAAACATAATTGGCGATCCAGAGGAAGTATGTGCCATACAGCCATATAGGTTTGAGCcatatttggaggaaaaagatatGGAATCAGAAAGCAGCGACACAGACGAGACTGAGCCAAACTCCCAGGATGACCACAGCAGACTGGGCAACACTGCATG GTGTTCATGTGAATGCTGTGCAGTGATGCCCACAGTAGATGAGTGCGTTTGCTGTGGTGAACAGGAGCGAGTCAGGGAGAAGATGGAGGGGGCTGGGGTCCAATGTATTACCCAGCACCCTGGATTTCAGCCCGTGTGCCTGAACGTAGACGTCCTTCAGACAGCCTATTATGCCTACAGGCAAAATTATGAGGACCAGTCAGGAAACAA CTGGAAACGTTACACGGCGTATCGCCAGTTTGTGCGCTGGGTGTACGAGTTCCTGGGGCGGAGGATCAGGGTTCCTCTACCAGCCTGTGTGGTCGCGCAGATCAGGACAAGCTTCCCATCACCGGAGTTTGTTGGATACCAACCTTGTAATCCTCCCTAA